The segment TGTGCGTGAGGGAGAGTTTGCTCTGTCGCGCAAGACCGCCCAGTACATGCGCCAGAACTTTGATGCCAGCGCGATTCTTGTCGGTGATTATACCGTGGATGATGCCGGGGTCTTCGTGTCCAGCCGATTGGTGCGCCTTGATACCGGCGTTGTGGTGGCAGCATATGATTTTGTTGTGCCTAACCAGGGCATGGTGACACGTTTGCTGGATGACGGCACCGAGGATGTTGTCTTTGCAAAGTATCTGCGCCAGCGAGCCTATGGCCCGGTGGCTGAGGCCTCCATGCAGGCTCCTGCGGCAGGCTTTGCTCCTCTGGTCCAGGAATTTCCCTTGATCCCGGTGGCTCCACCCACTGAGCAGGATGGCCCCACGCCGGTGCCTGGGCCATTCAGATTGTTCCCGCCAGCATCTCTCCAATAACGCTGGCAGGTCTTTTGTGCATTCCAGCCATGAAAACGGCCATTCTTCGGGGTGGCCGTTTTCAATTGCACGGGCTTCCCTGAGTAGGGTGGTGTGCGGTATGACTGTTCAAAACACGGAGGCTCCATGTTCCGTTCTCACTGCATAGTGTTGATCGTCTTGATCCTGCTGACCTCAGGGTGCGCCATTAATGTGGAAACCTTCCGCGATTATGATGAACCGTTGGAAGAAATCGTGCTGCAGGGAGAGGGAGACGCCAAGGTGCTGGTCATCCCCGTGCGCGGGATCGTGTCCACCAGTCCTCATGAAGGTCTGGTGTCACGGCGGCCCAGCTTGGTTCAGGAGGTCGTTTCGCATCTTTCCCGTGCTGCGGATGATCCACAGATCAAAGCCGTTGTCTTGCAGATCGACAGCCCGGGCGGCACCGTGGTCGCTAGTGAGATTCTGTATAACGAGCTCATGCGCTGGCGTGAGCGGACCGGGGCCAAGATTGTGGCTCTACAGATGAGTGTGGCTGCCAGTGGCGGGTACATGACCTCTCTAGCAGGAGATGCGATCGTGGCACACCCCTCTACCATTACCGGCTCCATCGGGACTGTGTTCATCTCACCCAACGTGGCGGGGCTGATGGACAAGATAGGTGTTTCAGCCGAGGTCTACAAGTCCGGGAAGCATAAGGATATCGGATCTCCCTTGCGCGCTTCCACGGATGAAGAGCGACGCATCATGCAGGGCATGATCAATGAAATGAATAGCCGTTTTCTGGCGCTGGTTACCGAGCGTAGAGGGCTTGACCAAGCGGCCTTGGAAGATGTAGCCGATGCGCGGGTACTGACGGCGGGTCAGGCCTTGAAACTGGGCCTGATCGACCGCGTAGGCTATGTGCACGAGGCGCTGGAAGAAGCCATGCGCCTGGCAGAACTGCCCGAGGATGCACGTGTGGTTGTGTACCGGCGAACACATTTTGCCGAGGATAACCTGTACAACACGGCAACCAGTGACTATCAAGGGCGCACCCCTGCTTTGATTGATTTGGGGTTGCCAGCTTTGCCTGGGGTCGGTGTCTCCGGTTTTTGCCATCTGTGGGCACCGGAATTCGACTGACCCTGTTTGTTGATAACAAGATGCCCTGCGGGGTGTGACGAGGAGGATACCAATGAGTGATGAATGGTTTTCCGTGGGAACCTTCCCCGAATACAATGACGATGCCTGGGCCGAGCAGAAACGTTGGGCCGATGTTGCCGAAGACGTGGCTCTGTACCCCGAGATGAACGTGCGCGTGGTCAAGACCGACGACAAGGGCGGCGTGCGTGTCGAGGTCTCCGAAGAATTGTACAGCTTTTTCAAGGGCCGCCCCATGTAGGGCGCCAGCTCATTGAAACGAAAAGGCCGGAAGCATTTGCTCCCGGCCTTTTTTTATGTGTTGATGGAAGTCGTCTTCATGGACGGCTTCGATGCAAGGCTAGTGATCGCAGATGTTCTGACCCAGCGTCAAACCGCCAGCGAGGTAGGATTTCACCACGTCTTCGGCCGGAGCCGGGGTGGCGCCCACAAGTACCTTGAGGCCGCGTTCGGTGAATAGGGACTGGGCACGCGAGCCCATGCCACCTGCGATAATGAGATGAGCGCCCTGGTCCGCGAGCCAGTTGGGCAGTACGCCCGGCTCGTGCGGCGGTGGGGTACGATCCTCGGAAGACTTGATGGTCTTGGTCTCGTTGTCCACAGTGATGAAGGTGAACACGTCGCAGTGCCCGAAGTGCTGGCACAACTGGCCTCCGGCCACGGGGATGGCGATGACGGATTCTCCGTTACTGGAGATGACAGGCTCGGCCTTGATACTCGCAGCACCTGGGGCCACGAGTTCCTGTAGACGTTCGGCCATGCCCAGCATGGGCTTGATGATGCGATTCATGGCTTCTGAAGTTGGAGTGTGCTCACCCAACTTCAGAATGGAGTAGCCTTCGTCACCGGAGCGAGCCACGGCCGGGTCCAGAGGGATGCGCCCCAGGAAGTTGACGTTCATTTCCTTGGCCAGGGCTTCGCCGCCGCCGGAATTGAAGATGTCTTCCACGTGGCCGCATTTGGAGCAGGTGAAACCACTCATGTTTTCCACGATGCCGAAGACCTTGTTACCCACCTGATCGCAGAAGGTCACGGAACGACGTACGTCGTCAATGGCCACGCCCTGCGGGGTGGTGACGATGACGGCCTGGGCATCCGAACCAAGCTCCTGCAAGGCGGACAGAGGCTCGTCGCCGGTTCCCGGAGGGCAGTCGACGATCAGGTAATCCAACTCGCCCCAGACCACGTCGGAGATGAACTGACGGATCAGACCGATTTTTACGGGACCGCGCCAGATGACTGCGTCGTTCTTGCTGGGCAGCAGGAATCCGAGGGACATGACATAGAGATTGTCGGAATAGGGCACCGGCTCCATGCAGTCGCGTTCCATGTGCGGCTTGGCGTCGGACAGGGACAACAGACGCGGTACGCTGGGGCCGTGGACGTCAACGTCCAACAGACCGACCTTCATGCCCGCCATGGACAGGGCCACGGCGATGTTGGTGGCCACCGTGGATTTGCCCACGCCACCCTTGCCCGACATGACGACCAGCTTGCGCTTGATCTTGGACAGGGTATTTTTGATCTTCTCGTCCTGGGGATTGGTTCCGCAGCTATCGGGGGAGCAGCTCCCGTCGTTGCCGGAGCAGTTTCCGCATTCGTGGCTCATATTCGTTTTCCTCCTCGGAAGTTACTGGTCTTGTTGGTTCAGTCGCGTTTGGATGCGTTCCCAAATGGCGGCGAGGTCCTTGCCCCGGCCTTCGGGGTCGTATTCTACGACAGACATGGCGTTGATCTGGGCCTGAGTGAAGGCTTTGTCGTACGGCAGCGTTCCCGCTACCTCAACGCCGTTGTCCTTGCAGTAGTCCCGGATGACCTTGGCGGTTTCTTCGTTGATGCCGGATTTGTTGATAATCACCATCAAGGGAATGTCAAAGTGTTTCGTCAGGCCAAAGACTCGTTTGAGGTCGTGCAGGGCACTGGTTGTGGGTTCGGCCACGGCTATGGCCAGGTTGGCTCCACCCAGTGAGGCGATGACCGGGCACCCGATGCCCGGAGGGCCATCAGTGAGAATCAGGGAGGCGCCCTGGGCTTCGGCCAATTCACGGGCAGTCTTGCGCACCGTGGTTACCAGTTTGCCAGAGTTCTCTTCGGCGATGCCGAGGCGGGCATGGACCATGGAACCGAAGCGGGTTTCTGCAACATGCCAGACTCCGCAGGTGCGCGGTAGCATCACCGCTGCATCTTCGGGGCAGACAAAGGCGCATACGCCGCAGCCTTCGCAGTTTTCGGGGATAATCTGGAAATCCTCCGAGACCGCACCGTAGCGGCAGTGCTCAAGGCACAGTCCGCAATCCACACAACTGTCAGTATTGATGAAGGCTCGTTCGCCAGCGACGAAGTCTTCGGTGCGAATATTCTTCGGGGCCAGCACCAGGTGCAGGTCCGCAGCATCCACATCGCAGTCGGCCAGGACTTTCTGAGGACCCAGCGAGGCCAGGGCCGCGGTCACGGAAGTTTTGCCCGTGCCGCCCTTGCCGCTGATGACGACGATTTCCTTGATGGTCTTGGTATTCATGCTCGGGCTCATGACCGGGCCTCCCCGATGCTCTGCTGGATATTCTCCCAGAGCTTGGCGTAGTGGTCGTCGAAACCCTCCACGTTACCCACGTGCAGCAGGCCTTTGGAATAGGCTTGTGCCGCTTTCAGGGAGTGGGGGATTGCGCCCAGGAGTGTGATCTTTTCACGGTTCAGGTAGTCGTGCACGCATGAATTCCCCATGCCGTCGCGGTTGATGACCACGCCGAAGGGAATGCGCAGTTGGCGCAAAGTCAGTACGGC is part of the Desulfovibrio ferrophilus genome and harbors:
- a CDS encoding ATP-binding protein, which produces MSPSMNTKTIKEIVVISGKGGTGKTSVTAALASLGPQKVLADCDVDAADLHLVLAPKNIRTEDFVAGERAFINTDSCVDCGLCLEHCRYGAVSEDFQIIPENCEGCGVCAFVCPEDAAVMLPRTCGVWHVAETRFGSMVHARLGIAEENSGKLVTTVRKTARELAEAQGASLILTDGPPGIGCPVIASLGGANLAIAVAEPTTSALHDLKRVFGLTKHFDIPLMVIINKSGINEETAKVIRDYCKDNGVEVAGTLPYDKAFTQAQINAMSVVEYDPEGRGKDLAAIWERIQTRLNQQDQ
- a CDS encoding iron-sulfur cluster carrier protein MrpORP, which encodes MSHECGNCSGNDGSCSPDSCGTNPQDEKIKNTLSKIKRKLVVMSGKGGVGKSTVATNIAVALSMAGMKVGLLDVDVHGPSVPRLLSLSDAKPHMERDCMEPVPYSDNLYVMSLGFLLPSKNDAVIWRGPVKIGLIRQFISDVVWGELDYLIVDCPPGTGDEPLSALQELGSDAQAVIVTTPQGVAIDDVRRSVTFCDQVGNKVFGIVENMSGFTCSKCGHVEDIFNSGGGEALAKEMNVNFLGRIPLDPAVARSGDEGYSILKLGEHTPTSEAMNRIIKPMLGMAERLQELVAPGAASIKAEPVISSNGESVIAIPVAGGQLCQHFGHCDVFTFITVDNETKTIKSSEDRTPPPHEPGVLPNWLADQGAHLIIAGGMGSRAQSLFTERGLKVLVGATPAPAEDVVKSYLAGGLTLGQNICDH
- the sppA gene encoding signal peptide peptidase SppA, producing the protein MFRSHCIVLIVLILLTSGCAINVETFRDYDEPLEEIVLQGEGDAKVLVIPVRGIVSTSPHEGLVSRRPSLVQEVVSHLSRAADDPQIKAVVLQIDSPGGTVVASEILYNELMRWRERTGAKIVALQMSVAASGGYMTSLAGDAIVAHPSTITGSIGTVFISPNVAGLMDKIGVSAEVYKSGKHKDIGSPLRASTDEERRIMQGMINEMNSRFLALVTERRGLDQAALEDVADARVLTAGQALKLGLIDRVGYVHEALEEAMRLAELPEDARVVVYRRTHFAEDNLYNTATSDYQGRTPALIDLGLPALPGVGVSGFCHLWAPEFD
- a CDS encoding FlgO family outer membrane protein; protein product: MPGRIVIVCVLFATTIALSGCGSMMGHSAQEPAPQVNYSQPTTYAWEGDALIAQSHVAADGMIANLESRLPRGVRILAATFVNRDNFDESSAFGRLVAAQYVTRLSQAGFGVMEIRLRSEMGIRVREGEFALSRKTAQYMRQNFDASAILVGDYTVDDAGVFVSSRLVRLDTGVVVAAYDFVVPNQGMVTRLLDDGTEDVVFAKYLRQRAYGPVAEASMQAPAAGFAPLVQEFPLIPVAPPTEQDGPTPVPGPFRLFPPASLQ